The segment ccatactttcccctaccctccctcttcctaccccaaccttcccttcctccctctctttcctccatactcctcccctccttccctaccctccttcccctaccccccattcctccccactcccttccttccctctccccatccttcttctTGCTCTAAATACTTCCCCAACCCACATTTCTCCCCCCCtcatctccccattcctcccctctgtccccctcctgcccttccctctccccccccagcggtctgttcctcctcctccgcctccacctctaGTCCCACCCCCCTTCGCCCCTCATCTCACCCCTTCTCTGTACCCCgttcccctcacctcacccccctttctcccccctcccccctctcagtTCCATCCCTTACCCCCCacaccctccatccttccctctcacatCCCCGTACTCTACTCACCCCACCCCTTCACTTCCATccccttctcacttctctcccctcccccagcgGTCCGTGCGGTACGTGGGCAACAGCAGGGCCAAGACCATGCCGGCCTTGCACCTGTACGCCCTCACGTGGTACAGGGGCACGGAGCACGTCAtagaggtgagggggggggagggggaggatgggggggtgatgaggaggggaatgggggaaggaataggaaggggtaaggaaagggggaaagagggggggagtggggaagggtaagggaggggatggggggtgaaAGGTgaacgggaggggaggaggggggtcaagggagatgagggggaggggggagggggtgaaaggggagggagaggagtaggaggaaggagaggaggggtgaaggagaaaaagggaaggaagagggaagggtgaggaggaggaggaggagggggaggaggaggaggaggaggaggaggaggaggaggaggaggaagaacaaggaagaatatAGAAACTGACGGAGGAAGtgatgattgaggaggaggagaaggaggaggaggaggaggaggaggaggaggaggaggattaagaggaaggtaGGATATATAATGTTGGGgtaggaggtgatggtgatggaggaggaggaggaggaagaagaggaggaggaagaggaggaggaggaggaggagaggtcaaggAAGGATATATAAAAATGTTTGGGTAGGAGGTTACGttaggtgatgaagaggaggaggaggaggaggaggaggaaggaaacagaggaggaatagctgtgagtggaagagggaggaagataggaagaggaggaggaggaggaggaggaaggaaacagaggaggaatagctgtgagtggaagaggaaggaagataggaagaggaggaggaggaggaggcggaaggaaacaggaggaatagctgtgagtggaagaggaaggaagataggaagaggaggaggaggaggaggaggatgtaaaatTCCTCCCCCATTTCCCCATTTCCCCATTCCCCACTCATCCCCTCATTCAGCATCCCcatttctcctcccatttccccattcctcccatttccccatttctcctcccatttccccatttctcctcccATTACCCTATTTCCCAATGCATTACGAGACCCATTTCCCCATTTTCTCATCTCCCACTCATCCCCTCACTCAGCATCCCcatttctcctcccatttcccaATTTCCCCATCCATTACGACACCCATTTCCCCATTTTCTCATTCCCCACTCATCATCCCcatttctcctcccatttccccaTGCAATACGACACCCATTTCCCCAACGCCACACCCAATACCACACCAATTTCCCCAtcacccccccatcaccaccccattTCCTCAacacctcacccccacccccatttCATTATTTCCCCATTAGCATATCCATTCCCACCCCATTTCCCCACACCCCCCATTTTcatcccccatcacctccccccttcccccaggtTGGCCCAGACGAGGATGACGTGCGGGTTCCCAACTTCCATAACTTCGGGACAGATGCGAAGTCACTGATTGGCGTGGGCAGCGACTGGACGCTATTCAAGTaaggcacggaggaggaggaggaggaggagaaggaggaggaggaggaggaggaggaggaggaggaggaggaggaggaaagtcttgGGTGTCTgataagagaagaatggaagaggaagaagaggagggggaggaggagaaagtttttGTGTGtctaataagagaaagaaggaggaggaagaggaggaggaggaggaggaagaaggaaggaaagtagataaaggaggaagaggaggaggaggaagaagaagactgaatactataagagaaagaggaaggaggaggaggaggaggaagagaaggaagaagtttaAATTGTTTATGATAAGAgtttataagaggaggaggaggaggaggaggaagaagaggaaaaagggtttAAAATGTatgtttaggaggaggaagaagaagaggaggaggaggaggagcaggaggaggaggcaagagttTGTATGGGAGGATgtatgaatgaagagagagagagagagagagagacagctgcccatctctctctctctctctctctcaaggtcagttCATTCCATGTCTACACAAGTgcgtgcatgcacacacacacacacacacacacacacacacacacacacacacacacacacacacacacacacacacaccatatagtacaggtaagaaagaagaagaagaagaagaagaagaggaagaagaagaagaggaggaggaggagaagatataaCTGATGGTGAAAaattcgtgttcctcctcctcctcttcttcttcttcttcttcttcttcttcttcttcttctttttcttcttcttcttcttcttcttcttcttcttcttcttcttcttcttcttcttcttcgtgagagagagagagagagagagagagagagagagagagagagagagagagagagagagagagagagagagagagagagaacgaggataatttaaattaattttcaaCCCccagcaaggagagagagagagagagagagagagagagagagagagagagagagagagagagagagagagagagagagagattataaaagAGATACAAAgtgagagaatgtgagagagagaaaatgcgaaagataggaggaggaggaggaggattggtaaacaggaggaggaggaggaggaggaggagagttaggacaaggagaagggtaaggacaagaggaggaggaggagaagaaggaggaggaggaggaggaggaggaggaggaggagaagaggaggaggggggtcatttctccccctcccccccccttcctagACACACACAAGGTCACCTCCTGTTGAtagtggtacacacacacacacacacacacacacacacacacacacacacacacatatatatctctctctctctctctctctctctctctctctctctctctctctctctctctctctctctctctctctctctctctctctctctctcaatcaatattAGAGAAATTTTATAGCAAGTTATacataaaaactctctctctctctctctctctctctctctctctctctctctctctctctcaaatgccaTTCAGACAACTggtaaataaagcaaaaaaaaaagtgagttagctctaaaataagaagaaaaataattagaatcaaTAGTCTTGTTTATTTCCATTGTCTGACCTTGATTCGCTCGCTTGCTTTAATGGATttgctctattttctctctctctttaattttctttctttttctctttctttattttctctatctttaattttcttctttttttctctttaatttatcTCTTTGATTTGTTGCtatctttaatttctctctctttaatttatctctttaattctctctctttatgttttctctttaattcttctctctctttattttccctgtattttctctctctctctctctctctctctctctctctctctctctctctctctctctctctttattttgtcttatatttctctctcgaatttcttgctttttttttttttttcttaattttctctttaattctctctctctctctctctctctctctgtctttaatttctcttttttttttgctttaattccatgtttttttattttatttcctgctgtattttgtatctCTGTAATCTCTCTCTTTAATCCCTCTCTTTAATTTCTCGCTTTAATCTCTCTCAcaaccttttgttttctttggttatgaaaggaagagaagaaatttgGAAAGAGATTAATGTTAGGAAGGAATTTTTATATGGACGAAGTTGCTGTAGGATTTAATGAAGTTAGGAACGTATTAATCTAGGAATGAAATTGGGAATGGGGGATGTTAGGATAATGGGAATGGATGATGTTTGGAATATGTATTAGGAATGGTATTAGGAATGGTGTCAAGAATGGCTTAAGTTAGGAATTATATTAGGAATGGTgttaggaatgagagagagagagagagagagagagagagagagagagagagagagagagagagagagagagagagagagagagagagagagaatgtgcgtgtgtgtgtgtatgtgtgtgtgtttcatataaGTAAATACGACTTCCAATCACGtgtaagcttgtgtgtgtgtgtctgtgcgtgtgtgtgtgtgtgtgtgtgtgtgtgtgtgtgtgtgtgtgtgtctgtgtacgtaAATAAGTGtacatgtctgtgtctgtgtctgtgtgcgtatgtgtgtgtgtacgtggcctTGGTTGGTATCTAAGGCAGTCGTACagtactgtgtgcgtgtgtgtgcgtctgtgtgcgtgtgtgtgcgtctgtgtgtgtgtgtgtgtgtgtgtgtgtgtgtgtgtgtgtgtgtgtgtgtgtgtgtcatatgacCTTTCTCTGTGTACGTCCATGACTTTTaatgtatacatgtgtgtgtgtgtgtgtgtgtgtgtgtgtgtcgcccccctcccctcccccccttagtgACCCCCCTAACATGTATTCCTAACCCAttcctaatctaatctaatcccTTTTTCCACTGTTACGAAATTTTGCGTTTCTAACTCCATTACAtagattccttccttccctcgctgtcCTAAACAAACCTAATCGTTACTACTGTTGCTAATATCATGACCCATTCAGACCCATTCAAACCCTTCCTAAACCCGGCGCCCTTTGACTCTGTAGTTGTGGGTCTGAATGGGTTATGAATAAGTTTGATGATGTACTagcctgttcacttaagtctgccccaagctgacaacataaacttaAGCgcgttcgtaagcacagtgcagattaacaGAAGGTGCTGCGTGAGatgaacacaaacagaggttaaagaaaactcgGAAGCCACAACAGTAGCCAGTCAGCACTCAGCCTGCAAACACGCATAGGTCTATCTTGTCAGcttgggtcgtgtgtgtgtgtttgtgtcgcccccctacccccctttatGGCCCCCCTAACAAGCATTCCTAACCCATTCTTAACATAATCTAATCCTTCTTTCCACTGTTACGAAATTTGAACAGAGTACAACATCATCAAACTTATTCATAACCCATTCAGACTCATTCAAACCCTTCCTAACCCGGCGCCATTATGACCCTGCAGTTGTGGCCCCAAGAACAGAACGCCCTAACAAACATCATCATCCTTCCTAAACCCATTCCTGTCCCTATGACGCCCATGGCCTAACCTCATTTAACACGATCTAACTCATCCATAACCTCATCTCATTCACGACCCATTCAGACCCATTCCTAAACCCATTCCCACCCCTATAATGCCCATGGCCTAACCTCTTATAATCCCATATAACTCATTCATAACATCATCTAACTTACTGATGACCCATTCACACCCATTCCTAAACCCATTCCTACCCATATAACGCCCATTGCCTAACCTCCTATAACCCCATATAACTCATTCACAACCCTTCTTTTAACCCTTctctaacccctcctcctcctcccctctccctccagcgGGCCTAACTTCACGAGCCTACAGCTCACTCACCTAACATGCATTCCTAACCCATTCCTAACATAATCTAATCCCTCTTTCTACTATTACTAAATTTTGCGGTTTGAACTCCATTGTATAGATTCCAAACCTCTCCTTCTCCAGCGCTCCTTAACCCCATCTAGCTTCCTTAAACCCAACGTTACCCATTCCTAaccctttccttactttatttaATACGAGCATAACACGTTCAtaacctttcctaacccttcCTAACCCTTTTAACCCATTTCTTGTCGCATTTAACCCCATCTGAGTCACCCAAACCCCTTTCAACCCCACTTTATCCATTCCAACCCTTTCTAAACCTATTCAaaccccttcctaacccttcctaaCCCATTCGTTGTCGTACGCAACGCCATCTGACTTACCCAAACCCCTTTCAACTCCACTTAACCCATTCCAACCCTTTCCAAACCCATTCAAATCCTTTCCAAACCCATTCAAAccctttcctaacctttcctaacccttcCTAACCCATTCATTGTAGCACATAACCCCATCTGGCTCCCCCAAACCCCATTCAACCCCACCAAACCATTCAAACCCTTTCCAAACCCCTTCCTAACCCATTCATTGTAGCACATAACCACACCTGACTCCCCCAAACCCATTTCAACCCCACCTTGCCCTTTCCAAACCCCTTCCtaaccctcctttccctcccctctccctccagcgGGCCTAACTTCAATGGGCCTAACTGCACCTGCCTTCAACTCACCCACTTTTCCATGTCTTCCTACGACGGCGACAACGCGATGCTGGCGGCCACCTTCCACCCCTACCTCACCCCCGACGACGCCCCCGTGGCCTACACCTCCCCCGTGGGTCAGATCTCCCCCGTGGGCAGCGCTATCTTGACGTGTAGAAATGTCCCCATGAGGAAGCTTTGTGCCAAGTTACCCTGGGAGAATGTGCATAGATCCCAGTGCCCGATTTTGTCCCGGGGGGTGAAGGTTTGTGAGTCAGAGGTGGTGGGGTGGTtttaggggggggaggaggtggaggtggaggggggaggaagaagagagagaaacggaaaagagaggatgtaagaaggaggaggaggaggaagaaaagacgaagaagaagaggaggaggaagaagaagacaaacgagaagaaataggaagaagaggaggaagaaggaggaagaggaggaagaggaagagaagtaagagttgtagtagtagtagtaacagtagtagtagtaatggtagtagtagtagtaatagtagaaatagtaatagaagtaggcTAAtcaatgtagtaataataatagtaatatattgCATTGTATCGTATTATTAgtatcgttatcatcattattcctaCCACTATCAAatctgttattatcattattattattattattattattattattattattattattattattatcgatcTCCCTTGTTTTGTGACCCCGTACAAACAGCAGACAACAACAATGCCCTTATATGGAAATGTC is part of the Eriocheir sinensis breed Jianghai 21 chromosome 32, ASM2467909v1, whole genome shotgun sequence genome and harbors:
- the LOC127006385 gene encoding uncharacterized protein LOC127006385 isoform X3, giving the protein MNIRHPVRSVRYVGNSRAKTMPALHLYALTWYRGTEHVIEVGPDEDDVRVPNFHNFGTDAKSLIGVGSDWTLFNGPNFNGPNCTCLQLTHFSMSSYDGDNAMLAATFHPYLTPDDAPVAYTSPVGQISPVGSAILTCRNVPMRKLCAKLPWENVHRSQCPILSRGVKVCESEVVGWF
- the LOC127006385 gene encoding uncharacterized protein LOC127006385 isoform X1, which encodes MADITHHPHHHHHRLLPLLPLLFLLGGLRLGGAEISSFFDPLEDRWLELYPGEELTGEPTTLTWGTPRLEGPWGSLRQSGIWILYSEPDYLGANVTVAFGEVLEMNIRHPVRSVRYVGNSRAKTMPALHLYALTWYRGTEHVIEVGPDEDDVRVPNFHNFGTDAKSLIGVGSDWTLFNGPNFNGPNCTCLQLTHFSMSSYDGDNAMLAATFHPYLTPDDAPVAYTSPVGQISPVGSAILTCRNVPMRKLCAKLPWENVHRSQCPILSRGVKVCESEVVGWF
- the LOC127006385 gene encoding uncharacterized protein LOC127006385 isoform X2, producing the protein MADITHHPHHHHHRLLPLLPLLFLLGGLRLGGAEISSFFDPLEDRWLELYPGEELTGEPTTLTWGTPRLEGPWGSLRQSGIWILYSEPDYLGANVTVAFGEVLEMNIRHPVVGPDEDDVRVPNFHNFGTDAKSLIGVGSDWTLFNGPNFNGPNCTCLQLTHFSMSSYDGDNAMLAATFHPYLTPDDAPVAYTSPVGQISPVGSAILTCRNVPMRKLCAKLPWENVHRSQCPILSRGVKVCESEVVGWF